The proteins below are encoded in one region of Paenarthrobacter ilicis:
- a CDS encoding LacI family DNA-binding transcriptional regulator has translation MANAGNTGVRPTIRMVAELAGVSTATVSYVLSGRRGDGGPGVSDTTADKVKSAAEQLGYRPNQAARAIRTGRTNTVILSLTMLSDPWSLSVIEAVQAAADPLGITPMILGDADWVKVLSTHSADAVFVDAVRADQREALRKLADHGTTLVVFDEGLEAEGFDVIRSVAAPGCRLAVEHLLQSHTEIACITPATARGTAGGTRYRAYADALAGAGVAERPDHVGLFDGTSAGAYAAATRLLSMPDRPTALYATTDYAAVSAINAAQRLGLGVGTDVDIIGVGNTVEGERMSPSLSTVGPVNFFQTLAGLLVKRATGPQDTQRPAVLDFPWELFVRESAPHRGPVAATAHRGPAPKHT, from the coding sequence ATGGCAAACGCGGGAAACACCGGAGTCCGACCCACCATTCGTATGGTGGCCGAATTGGCGGGCGTCTCTACGGCCACGGTTTCGTACGTCCTGTCGGGGAGGCGCGGCGACGGCGGTCCGGGCGTTTCGGATACGACGGCGGACAAGGTCAAGTCGGCAGCGGAGCAGCTGGGCTACCGCCCCAACCAGGCAGCAAGGGCCATCCGGACTGGACGAACCAATACGGTGATCCTGTCTCTGACCATGTTGTCCGATCCGTGGTCCTTGTCCGTGATCGAGGCCGTGCAGGCAGCAGCTGATCCGCTGGGAATCACACCGATGATCCTGGGCGACGCCGACTGGGTCAAAGTGCTCAGCACCCACAGCGCCGACGCCGTCTTTGTGGACGCGGTCCGTGCGGACCAGAGAGAGGCCTTGCGCAAGCTGGCTGACCACGGCACCACGCTGGTGGTGTTCGATGAAGGGCTGGAGGCCGAAGGGTTCGATGTGATCCGCTCCGTTGCGGCTCCCGGATGCCGGTTGGCCGTGGAGCATCTGCTTCAAAGCCACACGGAGATAGCGTGCATCACGCCGGCCACGGCCCGCGGCACTGCCGGGGGAACCCGGTACAGGGCCTACGCGGATGCCTTGGCCGGGGCCGGCGTTGCGGAACGCCCGGACCATGTGGGACTTTTCGATGGCACCAGCGCCGGGGCCTACGCTGCCGCAACCCGTTTGCTCAGCATGCCGGATCGCCCAACGGCCCTCTATGCCACCACGGATTACGCTGCGGTCAGCGCCATCAACGCAGCACAGAGGCTCGGCCTGGGGGTGGGCACGGACGTGGACATCATTGGCGTCGGCAACACCGTTGAGGGTGAGCGCATGTCGCCTTCCCTGAGCACTGTGGGTCCCGTGAACTTCTTCCAGACGCTGGCCGGGCTGCTGGTGAAAAGGGCGACCGGGCCGCAGGACACCCAGCGCCCGGCTGTCCTCGACTTCCCCTGGGAACTGTTCGTCCGTGAATCCGCGCCGCACCGCGGGCCCGTCGCTGCAACAGCGCACCGCGGGCCCGCCCCCAAACATACATAG
- a CDS encoding Gfo/Idh/MocA family protein produces MEKDLRVGIVGFGLRSGLWKHAHKPGHGSEVTVVCDLSERGRADAAEKIPTARVTADLDELLASGLDAVLVLTPDNQHAAVAVRTLTAGIPTFCEKPLDITVEAADLILTTAYQTGTRLYVGHNMRHMPVVVQMRQLIEDGRIGEVKAVWCRHFVGHGGDYYFKDWHAQRANVTSLLLQKGAHDIDVIHWLAGGYTRRVSAVGDLAVYGGVTNRGNNAGKRMGDWFSLDNWPPAEQTDLAEVIDVEDISMMNMVLDNGVLASYQQCHFTPDYWRNYTVIGTRGRIENMGDGPGEAIHVWTSRTSGRGEPDQVVTILDGDGGHGGADPRLIEEFLHFAGHGGRTRTSPVAARQAVAAGVLAAESLRGNGSAREVPELPAALVEYFDSGQPALVRD; encoded by the coding sequence ATGGAAAAGGATTTGAGGGTCGGGATCGTGGGTTTCGGCCTGCGCTCAGGGCTATGGAAGCACGCGCACAAACCCGGTCACGGCTCCGAAGTCACCGTTGTTTGCGACCTCAGCGAGCGTGGCCGTGCCGACGCCGCGGAAAAAATTCCCACGGCCCGCGTCACCGCTGATCTGGACGAACTGCTCGCCAGTGGCTTGGACGCGGTCCTGGTCCTGACCCCGGACAACCAGCACGCCGCCGTCGCTGTCCGGACCCTCACAGCAGGCATCCCCACCTTCTGCGAGAAGCCATTGGACATCACCGTTGAGGCTGCTGACCTGATCCTCACCACGGCCTACCAAACCGGCACGCGGTTGTATGTTGGCCACAACATGCGGCACATGCCGGTTGTAGTACAGATGCGCCAACTCATCGAAGACGGCAGGATCGGTGAAGTCAAAGCCGTGTGGTGCCGGCACTTTGTGGGCCATGGCGGTGACTACTACTTCAAGGACTGGCACGCCCAACGCGCCAACGTCACCTCGCTGCTGCTTCAAAAAGGCGCCCACGACATTGATGTGATCCACTGGCTTGCCGGTGGCTACACCAGGAGGGTGTCCGCCGTCGGAGACCTCGCTGTCTACGGAGGGGTGACCAACCGCGGCAACAATGCCGGCAAGCGCATGGGCGACTGGTTCTCGCTGGACAACTGGCCGCCTGCGGAGCAGACAGACCTGGCTGAGGTGATCGACGTCGAGGATATCTCCATGATGAACATGGTGCTGGACAACGGCGTGCTGGCGTCCTATCAGCAATGCCACTTCACTCCTGATTACTGGCGCAACTACACCGTGATCGGTACCAGGGGGCGGATCGAGAACATGGGGGATGGGCCTGGGGAGGCCATCCATGTGTGGACGTCGCGCACGTCCGGCCGTGGGGAGCCGGACCAAGTAGTCACCATCCTGGACGGTGACGGCGGGCACGGCGGCGCTGACCCGCGGCTGATCGAGGAGTTCCTGCACTTTGCCGGACATGGAGGCCGCACCCGGACCAGCCCGGTCGCGGCCCGGCAGGCAGTTGCGGCGGGTGTCTTGGCGGCGGAATCGCTCCGGGGCAACGGGTCCGCGCGGGAAGTGCCTGAGCTTCCCGCCGCACTGGTGGAGTACTTCGACTCCGGACAGCCCGCCTTGGTCCGCGACTGA
- a CDS encoding LysR family transcriptional regulator translates to MEIHQLQMLRELGDLGSVKAVAETLMVTPSAVSQQLTLLQKSVDVPLTRKEGRALVLTDAGRVLAEAGAAVVNAMADARAAIGAYHDAPDAPVSVSAFHSAGQALFAPLAAHLAAGGASDGGLSPRLRMSDEDVAQEDFPGLVARYDLVLAHRMDNSPPWPEDKVAVIPLADEPLDIALPATHPLAARRELDPTDVVDEPWVTSRDGYSPADVLASVVAVSGRPAEVLHRINDYSTVAALVSAGGAIGLLPRFTARRVLDSGVVLRPLTGVNSVRKIDILARPENLKRKSVMTVCESLQTVMTGLSAPD, encoded by the coding sequence ATGGAAATCCATCAGCTGCAGATGCTCCGGGAACTCGGCGACCTGGGCAGCGTGAAGGCCGTAGCCGAGACCCTCATGGTCACGCCGTCGGCCGTTTCGCAGCAATTGACCCTTCTCCAGAAGTCCGTGGATGTGCCGCTCACCCGCAAGGAGGGCCGCGCCCTGGTGCTGACGGATGCGGGACGCGTCCTCGCGGAGGCAGGAGCCGCCGTCGTCAATGCCATGGCTGATGCGCGGGCCGCCATCGGCGCGTACCACGATGCCCCGGACGCACCCGTCAGCGTCAGCGCCTTCCACAGCGCCGGCCAGGCGTTGTTCGCCCCCTTGGCGGCGCACCTGGCAGCAGGAGGAGCGTCCGACGGCGGCTTGTCGCCCAGGCTGCGGATGTCCGATGAGGATGTGGCCCAGGAGGACTTTCCCGGCCTGGTTGCCCGGTACGATCTGGTGCTGGCGCACAGGATGGACAACAGTCCACCGTGGCCGGAAGACAAAGTGGCGGTGATCCCCTTGGCTGACGAGCCGTTGGACATCGCACTGCCCGCCACCCACCCGCTCGCGGCGCGGCGCGAACTGGACCCCACCGACGTCGTGGATGAACCATGGGTGACCAGCCGCGATGGCTACTCCCCCGCGGACGTGCTCGCCTCCGTCGTGGCCGTGAGCGGGCGCCCCGCAGAAGTGCTGCACCGCATCAATGACTACTCCACGGTGGCCGCGCTGGTCTCCGCGGGTGGGGCGATCGGGCTCCTCCCACGGTTTACCGCCCGCCGTGTGCTGGACTCGGGCGTAGTGTTGCGGCCCCTGACGGGAGTGAATTCGGTGCGCAAAATCGACATCCTGGCCAGGCCGGAGAACCTCAAAAGAAAATCGGTCATGACGGTTTGCGAGTCACTTCAAACCGTCATGACCGGGCTTTCGGCACCCGACTAA
- the tdh gene encoding L-threonine 3-dehydrogenase, producing MKALYKSGPHEGFELVERPEPEAGPSDVKIRVMTTGICGTDLHIQSWDAWAQGMIETPLIAGHEFYGEVVEIGEDVRDVKVGDRVSGEGHVVCGICRNCRAGRRQMCIHTVSVGVQRDGAFAEYVVIPETNVWVHHDESVTPELGAIFDPFGNAVHTALSFPLVGEDVLITGAGPIGLMAIAVARHAGARKIAITDVSAPRLELARQMGVDLAVDVSKMRVRDAQQELGMREGFDIGLEMSGHPTALPEMINNMNHGGRIAMLGLPSQSIDIDWGKVVTHMLTLKGIYGREMFETWYAMSAMLSSNPVLHRSISAVVTDKLPATDWEKGFGIARNGTGGKVVLDWTEL from the coding sequence ATGAAGGCTCTCTACAAATCCGGACCCCACGAAGGGTTCGAACTGGTCGAACGTCCCGAGCCTGAAGCGGGGCCAAGTGACGTCAAAATCCGCGTGATGACCACGGGCATCTGTGGCACGGACCTGCATATCCAAAGCTGGGATGCGTGGGCGCAGGGCATGATCGAAACGCCCCTCATTGCCGGCCACGAGTTCTACGGCGAGGTCGTGGAAATTGGCGAGGACGTCCGCGACGTCAAGGTGGGAGACCGCGTCTCCGGCGAAGGCCACGTGGTCTGCGGAATCTGCCGCAACTGCCGTGCCGGTCGCCGCCAGATGTGCATCCACACGGTGTCCGTTGGCGTACAGCGCGATGGTGCGTTCGCCGAATACGTCGTCATTCCGGAGACCAACGTCTGGGTCCACCACGATGAGTCCGTCACCCCTGAGCTCGGCGCCATCTTCGATCCCTTCGGCAATGCAGTCCACACTGCCCTGAGCTTCCCGCTGGTCGGCGAGGACGTGCTCATCACCGGTGCCGGGCCCATCGGCCTGATGGCCATCGCCGTCGCACGCCACGCCGGTGCCCGGAAAATCGCCATCACGGATGTCTCCGCACCGCGCCTGGAGCTCGCCCGGCAGATGGGCGTGGACCTCGCCGTGGACGTCTCCAAAATGCGCGTCCGTGACGCACAGCAGGAACTGGGCATGCGCGAAGGATTCGATATCGGTCTGGAAATGTCGGGACACCCCACGGCCTTGCCTGAGATGATCAACAACATGAACCACGGCGGCCGCATCGCCATGCTGGGCCTTCCCAGCCAGTCCATCGACATCGACTGGGGCAAGGTTGTCACCCACATGCTCACCCTGAAGGGTATTTACGGCCGCGAAATGTTCGAGACCTGGTACGCCATGAGTGCCATGCTCTCCTCCAACCCCGTTCTGCACCGCAGCATCTCCGCCGTCGTCACGGACAAACTGCCGGCAACCGACTGGGAGAAGGGCTTCGGGATCGCACGCAACGGCACCGGCGGCAAAGTAGTCCTCGACTGGACCGAACTCTAA
- a CDS encoding glycine C-acetyltransferase, which produces MYSAIKDQLQAELEEIRGAGLFKTERHIDSPQASHIAAGQLGQPANKVLNFCANNYLGLADHPEIIAAAKSAMDERGFGMASVRFICGTQDLHLELETRVSAFLGTEDTILFSSCFDANGGVFESLFGPEDAIISDSLNHASIIDGIRLSKAKRFRYANQDMADLEAKLVEAEGSRRKIIVTDGVFSMDGYLAPLEAICDLADKHDALVMVDDSHAVGFMGATGAGTPEHAGVSERVDIYTGTFGKALGGASGGYVSGRGEIVAMLRQKARPYLFSNSLAPAIVAATIKAIELVQESGELRTRLFENAALFRRRMNEEGFELLDGEHAIIPVMFGDAVVAAKVADQMLNHGVFVTAFSFPVVPKGVARIRVQLSAAHSADDVEACVQAFVKSRAAIA; this is translated from the coding sequence ATGTATTCAGCCATCAAAGACCAGTTGCAGGCCGAACTCGAGGAGATCCGCGGCGCCGGACTCTTCAAGACCGAACGCCACATCGATTCCCCACAGGCCAGCCACATTGCTGCCGGACAGCTGGGCCAGCCCGCCAACAAGGTCCTTAACTTCTGCGCCAACAACTACCTGGGCCTGGCCGACCACCCGGAGATCATTGCCGCCGCCAAGTCGGCCATGGATGAGCGCGGCTTCGGCATGGCGTCCGTCCGCTTCATCTGCGGCACCCAGGACCTCCACCTGGAACTCGAAACCCGCGTCTCCGCGTTCCTGGGCACCGAGGACACCATCCTGTTCTCCAGCTGCTTCGACGCCAACGGTGGCGTTTTCGAGTCCCTGTTCGGCCCCGAAGACGCCATCATCTCCGACTCCCTCAACCACGCCTCCATCATCGACGGCATCCGCCTGAGCAAGGCCAAGCGCTTCCGCTACGCCAACCAGGACATGGCAGACCTTGAGGCCAAGCTGGTGGAGGCTGAGGGTTCCCGCCGGAAGATCATCGTCACGGACGGCGTCTTCTCCATGGACGGCTACCTTGCCCCGCTGGAGGCAATCTGCGACCTCGCCGACAAGCACGACGCCCTGGTCATGGTGGACGACTCCCACGCCGTCGGCTTCATGGGTGCCACCGGCGCCGGAACCCCTGAGCACGCCGGCGTTTCGGAGCGCGTGGACATCTACACCGGCACCTTCGGCAAGGCCCTCGGCGGCGCCTCGGGTGGATACGTTTCCGGTCGTGGCGAGATCGTGGCCATGCTTCGCCAGAAGGCCCGCCCGTACCTGTTCTCCAACTCCCTGGCCCCGGCCATTGTTGCCGCCACCATCAAGGCGATCGAGCTGGTGCAGGAATCCGGCGAGCTCCGCACCCGCCTCTTCGAGAACGCGGCCCTGTTCCGCCGCCGCATGAACGAGGAAGGCTTCGAACTCCTCGACGGCGAACACGCCATCATCCCCGTGATGTTCGGCGATGCCGTGGTAGCTGCGAAGGTGGCTGACCAGATGCTCAACCACGGCGTCTTCGTCACTGCCTTCAGCTTCCCGGTGGTGCCGAAGGGCGTGGCCCGCATCCGCGTGCAGCTTTCTGCCGCGCACAGCGCGGACGACGTCGAAGCGTGCGTTCAGGCGTTCGTCAAGAGTCGCGCCGCCATCGCCTGA
- a CDS encoding NAD(P)/FAD-dependent oxidoreductase has product MASNYDVVIVGGGIGGLSLAAALAGKCTVALVEAEQSLAFHTSSRSARQLIPSYGPPVVQELTVRTLELLGERDLQAREPILTPRGFMLVGDEETVLAESSGNMHPISHAEALRLCPALDPESFTAAGLDDGSFGCNAPLLLEEHRSSAEAAGVDIITGARVHSAQRLGSGWQVGAGTEAFQSAVVVNAAGAWADELAVISGVEKLGLQPYRRTAAVVNVDNPLSAETPMVCAADDSFYFRAEGNQVLISPSESVPSGPEDAKPYPGDVEKLVTMLNGVTTLGIGSVDHAWTGLRTEAADGIPVVGFDAEARGFFWLAGQGGYGFQTSSAIAELAARIILDDVPEDSPESRTAEQLAAIRWSIRR; this is encoded by the coding sequence ATGGCTTCGAATTATGATGTGGTAATCGTTGGCGGGGGTATCGGAGGACTGTCACTGGCGGCAGCTTTGGCCGGCAAGTGCACGGTCGCGTTGGTGGAGGCCGAGCAATCCCTGGCGTTCCACACGTCCTCACGCTCCGCCCGGCAGCTGATACCCAGTTACGGCCCGCCCGTGGTCCAGGAACTCACTGTCCGGACATTGGAGCTGTTGGGTGAACGCGATCTCCAGGCCCGGGAGCCCATCCTGACGCCCCGCGGTTTCATGCTGGTCGGCGACGAGGAGACAGTCCTGGCCGAGTCCAGCGGCAACATGCACCCCATCTCCCACGCGGAAGCACTGCGACTGTGCCCGGCCTTGGATCCGGAATCCTTCACCGCAGCGGGGCTGGACGACGGGTCCTTCGGGTGCAACGCGCCCCTCCTCCTGGAAGAGCACCGGAGTTCCGCCGAAGCCGCAGGCGTGGACATCATCACCGGCGCCAGGGTCCACTCGGCACAGCGGCTGGGGAGTGGCTGGCAGGTGGGCGCCGGGACGGAAGCCTTCCAGTCCGCCGTCGTGGTTAACGCGGCCGGCGCCTGGGCGGACGAGTTGGCTGTGATCAGTGGCGTCGAAAAGCTGGGACTGCAGCCGTACCGGCGGACCGCCGCCGTGGTGAATGTGGACAACCCGTTATCCGCGGAAACGCCCATGGTGTGCGCCGCCGACGATTCCTTTTACTTCCGGGCGGAGGGCAACCAAGTGTTGATTTCGCCGTCGGAATCCGTTCCCAGCGGCCCTGAGGACGCCAAACCGTATCCGGGCGACGTGGAGAAACTGGTCACGATGCTGAACGGGGTTACCACCCTGGGTATCGGCTCCGTGGATCATGCGTGGACTGGGCTCCGCACCGAGGCTGCGGATGGAATTCCGGTGGTGGGGTTCGACGCCGAGGCGCGCGGCTTCTTCTGGTTGGCCGGACAGGGCGGGTACGGATTCCAGACGTCCTCTGCGATAGCTGAGCTGGCGGCCCGCATCATCCTGGACGACGTTCCGGAAGACAGTCCGGAATCCCGGACAGCGGAGCAGCTGGCAGCCATCCGTTGGTCCATCCGGCGCTGA
- the hutI gene encoding imidazolonepropionase, protein MSAEKRNNAGSTLITNIGELMTQDLEHRVINDAAIVIDGERIAWIGSSQDAPAADDRVDAGGRAVLPGWVDSHSHLVFAGDRTAEFEARMAGQSYSAGGIAVTMGATRSTGDQELATLVQERVAEAVQQGTTYLETKTGYGLDVDNEARSARIAASAVDEVTYLGAHLVPKGMDPEKYTDLVCGPMLDAVLPYVRWADVFCEQGAFNEDQSRRVLTAARDAGLGLRVHGNQLGPGPGVALAVEFGAASVDHVNYLSDQDVATLAGTWEAWDPQIGAGTKGTVATCLPACDLSTRQPLAPGRKLLDAGVQIALAANCNPGTSYTTSMAFCVTTAVLQMRLSVHEAVRAATYGGALALGRDTGKDSDGERAVGSLMVGHRADLHMLKAPSATHLAYRPGVPLTHSVWRAGMLVGDAS, encoded by the coding sequence ATGAGCGCAGAGAAGCGGAACAACGCCGGCAGCACCCTGATCACCAACATTGGTGAATTGATGACCCAGGACCTGGAACACCGGGTCATCAATGATGCGGCGATCGTGATCGATGGGGAACGGATCGCCTGGATCGGCTCCAGCCAGGACGCTCCTGCAGCCGATGACCGGGTTGACGCCGGCGGCCGGGCTGTCCTGCCCGGGTGGGTGGATTCGCACTCCCATCTGGTCTTCGCCGGTGACCGGACTGCGGAGTTTGAGGCCCGGATGGCAGGCCAAAGCTACAGTGCCGGTGGCATAGCAGTGACCATGGGCGCTACCCGCAGCACCGGCGACCAAGAGCTGGCCACCTTGGTGCAGGAGCGCGTTGCGGAGGCCGTCCAGCAGGGCACCACCTACTTGGAAACAAAAACCGGCTACGGGTTGGACGTGGACAACGAGGCCAGGAGTGCCCGGATCGCGGCCTCTGCTGTTGATGAGGTGACGTACCTTGGCGCGCATCTGGTGCCCAAGGGCATGGACCCGGAGAAGTACACAGACCTGGTGTGCGGCCCGATGCTGGACGCTGTCCTGCCGTACGTGCGCTGGGCGGACGTGTTCTGTGAGCAGGGCGCCTTCAATGAGGACCAGTCACGGCGCGTCCTGACGGCAGCCCGCGACGCCGGCCTGGGCCTGCGCGTCCACGGCAACCAGCTGGGCCCGGGCCCCGGCGTTGCTTTGGCGGTGGAGTTCGGAGCCGCAAGCGTTGACCACGTGAACTACCTTTCGGACCAGGATGTTGCCACGCTCGCGGGGACCTGGGAAGCCTGGGATCCTCAGATCGGCGCCGGAACCAAAGGAACGGTGGCAACCTGCCTCCCTGCCTGCGACCTGTCCACCCGCCAGCCCTTGGCGCCGGGCCGCAAACTGCTCGACGCCGGAGTGCAGATAGCGTTGGCCGCCAACTGCAACCCCGGCACGTCTTACACCACATCCATGGCGTTCTGCGTCACCACCGCCGTACTGCAGATGCGCCTGAGCGTCCACGAGGCGGTCCGTGCGGCCACCTACGGCGGCGCCCTGGCGTTGGGCCGGGACACCGGAAAGGATTCCGACGGCGAACGCGCAGTCGGTTCGCTTATGGTGGGACACCGGGCAGATCTGCACATGCTGAAAGCGCCATCGGCAACACACTTGGCATACCGCCCCGGCGTCCCGCTCACCCACTCCGTCTGGCGGGCAGGCATGCTCGTCGGTGACGCATCCTAA
- a CDS encoding SIS domain-containing protein — protein MSENTQGAFMEEELLSQPDVWQRAVAQARSEHLLPADGKRIAVIGCGTSWFMAQSYAAARESAGKGVTDAFAASEAFLNANSPERQYDAVVAITRSGTTTEVLEVLADLKGIVTTIAIIGDTESPIIDVADLVIGLPYADERSVVQTRFATTALVYLLTSLGVDMDQAIEDARGAVVAPVPQELLDAEQFTFLGTGWTVGLAHEAGLKMREAVQGWTESYPAKEYRHGPISIAAPGRVTWLFGSQPEGLEEDMAVTGAAYIHTDKHPLAELARVHRVTLERARARGLNPDLPRNLTRSVILDPTA, from the coding sequence ATGAGTGAGAATACACAGGGCGCCTTCATGGAGGAAGAGCTGCTCTCCCAGCCGGACGTCTGGCAGCGCGCCGTAGCGCAAGCCAGGAGCGAGCACTTGCTCCCCGCAGACGGCAAGCGTATTGCCGTGATTGGTTGCGGTACCTCCTGGTTCATGGCCCAGAGCTACGCGGCCGCCCGCGAATCGGCCGGCAAAGGCGTGACCGACGCCTTCGCGGCGTCGGAAGCCTTCCTGAATGCCAACAGTCCCGAGCGCCAGTACGACGCCGTTGTTGCGATCACCCGTTCCGGCACCACCACTGAGGTGCTGGAGGTCCTGGCCGACTTGAAGGGGATTGTCACCACCATTGCCATCATTGGCGACACGGAATCGCCGATCATTGATGTGGCTGACCTGGTGATCGGCCTTCCGTATGCCGATGAGCGTTCGGTGGTGCAGACCCGTTTTGCCACCACTGCACTGGTGTACCTCCTCACCAGCCTGGGAGTGGACATGGACCAGGCCATCGAGGATGCCCGCGGGGCCGTTGTTGCACCCGTCCCGCAGGAGCTCCTGGATGCTGAGCAGTTCACGTTCCTGGGTACCGGCTGGACCGTTGGGCTGGCCCACGAAGCCGGCCTGAAGATGCGTGAAGCCGTGCAGGGCTGGACCGAGTCCTACCCCGCCAAGGAGTACCGTCACGGCCCCATCTCCATCGCCGCCCCCGGCCGCGTCACGTGGTTGTTTGGTTCCCAGCCCGAGGGCTTGGAAGAAGATATGGCCGTCACCGGTGCGGCCTACATCCATACCGACAAGCACCCCCTGGCAGAGCTCGCCCGGGTCCACAGGGTGACCCTGGAGCGGGCACGCGCACGTGGACTCAATCCTGATCTTCCCAGGAACCTTACGCGCTCCGTCATTCTCGATCCCACTGCCTAG
- a CDS encoding ROK family protein, with the protein MILGEAAAPVLSFDVGGTDIKAGLVDAAGTVLGMRRVPTPLDPAKPGDAILDRVTELARELAAAYPDAPPKAAGIIVPGIVDSVAGIGVYSANLGWRNYPFTAEAEKRLGIPVAFDHDVRSAAAVEHTVGGSREFNDVVVMVVGTGIAAAVFSGGKAVTAGGFAGELGHAQVPDPDAAPGSAGSTILEAVGSAGAIAKRYARASGNRVNGARGVLIRAKEGDALAAAVWSDAVNALAFTICQCVNIIGTEAVVIGGGLAEAGEDLLGPLRARVEDMLDFQRRPQLVRAELGQDAGLLGAACNARALLKTSALLKTSALPKTSAIQEVRP; encoded by the coding sequence ATGATTCTCGGGGAGGCGGCCGCTCCGGTGCTGTCCTTCGATGTGGGCGGTACGGACATCAAAGCCGGACTGGTGGACGCCGCAGGCACCGTCCTGGGCATGCGTCGGGTGCCCACGCCGCTGGACCCGGCCAAACCGGGCGACGCGATCCTTGACCGGGTGACGGAGTTGGCACGCGAGTTGGCCGCAGCGTATCCCGATGCTCCGCCCAAGGCAGCAGGAATCATTGTGCCGGGCATCGTGGATTCCGTGGCCGGTATAGGTGTTTACTCGGCCAACCTTGGATGGCGCAACTATCCCTTTACTGCCGAGGCTGAGAAGCGTTTGGGCATCCCCGTTGCTTTCGACCATGACGTCCGCTCCGCAGCCGCGGTGGAACACACCGTTGGCGGATCGCGGGAATTCAACGACGTAGTGGTCATGGTGGTAGGCACGGGGATCGCAGCCGCTGTCTTCTCCGGCGGCAAGGCAGTCACCGCCGGAGGCTTTGCCGGCGAGCTGGGCCACGCCCAGGTTCCGGATCCGGATGCCGCCCCCGGAAGCGCCGGCTCCACCATCCTGGAAGCCGTGGGCTCGGCGGGAGCGATCGCCAAACGGTACGCCCGCGCCTCCGGAAACCGGGTCAACGGTGCCCGGGGTGTGCTGATCCGGGCCAAGGAAGGTGACGCCCTTGCGGCCGCCGTGTGGTCCGATGCCGTGAACGCACTGGCTTTCACCATCTGCCAGTGCGTGAACATCATCGGCACCGAGGCCGTGGTGATCGGTGGGGGACTGGCTGAAGCAGGTGAAGACCTTCTGGGCCCACTCCGCGCACGCGTGGAGGACATGCTGGACTTTCAACGCCGGCCCCAACTGGTCCGTGCCGAACTGGGCCAGGACGCAGGCCTCCTCGGCGCGGCCTGCAACGCCCGAGCACTCCTGAAGACCAGTGCGCTCCTGAAGACCAGTGCACTTCCGAAGACCAGCGCAATCCAGGAGGTCAGGCCATGA
- a CDS encoding 1-phosphofructokinase family hexose kinase, with protein sequence MKRANVNRIITVTANPAIDMTYTVHGITEGASHRVPTPISRAGGKGINVARVTHQLGYPVLAIAPTGGAAGQTLAAELWTSGVPHTLVGVAAETRRSIALVDTVAGETSIFNEEGQALLPDDWRSLRSAVLEAVRGNPSLPASVLVGSGSLPPDAPADFYPELVRVAHDAGIPAIIDTSGPGIIAAARAGADILKPNHHELAEATGEDSIEAAARSLLAMGARTVLVSAGADGMLAFDHAAPGGYWSARLPEALSGNPTGAGDAGVAAAAVALAEGVNEPREILRRATAWSAAAVLMPAAGEISPRYQELQEQLVMTWKETP encoded by the coding sequence ATGAAGCGAGCCAACGTCAACCGCATCATCACCGTGACAGCCAACCCGGCCATCGACATGACCTACACCGTCCATGGCATCACCGAGGGTGCCAGCCACCGGGTTCCCACGCCCATCAGCCGGGCGGGGGGCAAAGGAATCAACGTTGCCCGGGTGACCCATCAGCTGGGGTACCCCGTCCTGGCCATTGCCCCCACCGGAGGAGCGGCCGGCCAAACCCTGGCCGCCGAGCTCTGGACCAGCGGCGTACCCCACACCCTGGTGGGAGTAGCGGCAGAGACACGGCGCAGCATCGCTTTGGTGGACACCGTGGCGGGCGAGACTTCCATTTTCAACGAGGAAGGCCAGGCGCTCCTTCCCGACGATTGGCGCAGCCTACGGTCAGCCGTGCTGGAAGCCGTTCGTGGAAACCCCAGCCTTCCTGCTTCCGTGCTGGTGGGTTCCGGCAGCCTGCCGCCGGACGCACCGGCGGACTTCTACCCAGAGCTGGTCCGGGTTGCCCACGACGCCGGGATCCCGGCCATCATCGACACGTCAGGTCCGGGGATCATCGCCGCAGCCCGGGCGGGGGCCGACATCCTCAAACCCAATCACCACGAACTCGCCGAAGCGACAGGTGAGGACAGCATCGAAGCCGCCGCCCGATCCCTCCTGGCCATGGGTGCGCGGACAGTCCTGGTCAGCGCCGGCGCTGACGGCATGCTCGCTTTCGATCACGCGGCTCCGGGCGGTTACTGGAGCGCACGGTTGCCGGAGGCCCTCAGCGGTAACCCCACCGGGGCGGGCGACGCCGGTGTGGCGGCTGCCGCCGTCGCGCTCGCCGAAGGCGTCAACGAACCCCGTGAGATCCTGCGCCGGGCCACCGCTTGGTCCGCGGCGGCGGTGCTGATGCCCGCCGCCGGAGAAATTTCCCCACGCTACCAGGAGCTGCAGGAGCAGCTGGTCATGACTTGGAAGGAGACGCCATGA